The genomic DNA TGAAGGATTGTTCCTTATGGCGGAAAGGACAGCTATGGATAAGTCTGCCTTGGCTTCAGAAAAGCCTTTCTTGGAAACCCCCGTTTTCTTTCTTACTGAGGTACCAGATTCCTTTTTAAAAGGGGCTATTCCTATGTAACAGGCATATTTGCGAGGATTGCTGATTGCAGTGAAATTTTCCGTCAATACAATGGTTTCCAACGCTATGATGCGACCAATGCCAGGAATGGAGGTCAGCAGATTGTAATTCTTTCTGATGCTTGTATCTTCATTCATGTAGCTGTCAATCTCTTTGTCTATTGCTTTCTGGTTTTCCTGCATGTTCTTCAGCAGGAGTTTCTTGCGTTCAACGGATAAGTCTGTATCGTATGCGCTGATATCATGAAGCTGCTGCTTATAGAGAGTTGACTGCTTGGTGTTCTGCTTACGCTCTGCCAGCAATCTCTTCAACTTGAAATAGACAGGTGAAGGAAGTTTGGAGGGATTGCGAAGAATCTTCTTGTGGTTCTGCTCACAATAGATTGCTATTCTGAAAGCATCCAGTTCATCAGTCTTGATACGGTCTAGAGAGCGCTGGTCATCATCCAAGTCTGGCTCGAAGCGATGCATTTTGCGAGGTTCCACCATACCATAGATATATTCTTTGGATTCCAGCCATAATCTGAAGTTTTGGTTATAGAGTCCAGTATATTCCATACAGAACAAAAAGGTATCGAAGTCTTTTCCTACCTTTGCGACCCAGGAGCCAATCTTTTTGAACCCAGCATCATCATTGCTCACCTTAATATGAGCATTCTTCCAGTCGATGGTTTCACCATCATAATAAGCAAGGTCGAGAGTCTTCTTGGAGACATCTACGCCAAAGTAAAGTTCCTTATCCATATTATTGACATTTTAGCATTAAATGGAAACA from Segatella copri includes the following:
- a CDS encoding IS110 family transposase; translation: MDKELYFGVDVSKKTLDLAYYDGETIDWKNAHIKVSNDDAGFKKIGSWVAKVGKDFDTFLFCMEYTGLYNQNFRLWLESKEYIYGMVEPRKMHRFEPDLDDDQRSLDRIKTDELDAFRIAIYCEQNHKKILRNPSKLPSPVYFKLKRLLAERKQNTKQSTLYKQQLHDISAYDTDLSVERKKLLLKNMQENQKAIDKEIDSYMNEDTSIRKNYNLLTSIPGIGRIIALETIVLTENFTAISNPRKYACYIGIAPFKKESGTSVRKKTGVSKKGFSEAKADLSIAVLSAIRNNPSIRDYWIRKRKEKCGGIVLNAVKFKLVLRMFAVIKRGTPYVETDAYKN